The following coding sequences lie in one Ictalurus punctatus breed USDA103 chromosome 16, Coco_2.0, whole genome shotgun sequence genomic window:
- the bsx gene encoding brain-specific homeobox protein homolog — protein sequence MNLNYTSPGAQMPTQRSTSFFIEDILLHKPKPLRDVFPSPFSNSLASRMPLLEYGYPLMPTPILASHPHHPLHKPEHHPYFFTSGVQMPSLFQHHPELPGKHCRRRKARTVFSDSQLSGLEKRFEMQRYLSTPERVELATALSLSETQVKTWFQNRRMKHKKQLRKTQEEQKTPGDSDRSMENSSAGELHDKSAGDAKDGMSPDRYTVDENEDEVDIEDDICSPEHLL from the exons ATGAACCTGAACTACACGTCTCCGGGCGCGCAGATGCCCACCCAGAGGTCAACATCCTTCTTCATTGAAGATATTCTGCTCCATAAACCTAAACCTTTGCGGGATGTTTTCCCGTCGCCTTTCTCCAACTCGCTCGCATCTCGGATGCCTCTGCTCGAATACGGATACCCTCTCATGCCCACCCCGATCCTCGCATCTCATCCGCACCATCCGCTGCACAAACCAGAGCATCACCCCTACTTCTTCACCTCTG GAGTGCAGATGCCATCGTTGTTCCAGCATCACCCGGAACTACCCGGGAAACACTGCAGGCGCCGGAAAGCGCGCACCGTGTTCTCGGACTCGCAGCTCTCCGGACTGGAAAAGCGCTTTGAAATGCAGCGGTACCTCTCCACACCAGAGCGCGTGGAGCTGGCCACAGCACTCAGCCTCTCAGAAACACAG GTGAAAACTTGGTTTCAGAACCGGAGGATGAAGCATAAAAAGCAATTAAGGAAAAcgcaggaggagcagaagacACCCGGGGACTCGGACAGATCTATGGAGAACTCGAGCGCCGGCGAGCTGCACGACAAAAGCGCAGGAGACGCAAAAGACGGAATGAGTCCGGACAGATACACAGTGGACGAAAACGAAGACGAGGTCGATATTGAGGACGACATCTGCTCCCCTGAACATTTACTATAG
- the jhy gene encoding jhy protein homolog isoform X1 gives MYRLVNINLYIDFTLILWAILFRFMTENPSCVCKIKNKSTYTLSILEIQYQATDSYCACARFVRGCVTMATLTRTVKRSNTDLGDFYRSNDDKKRNMKSDQTRDVRPGDEDTPHNVWDSLESDTESLVQEKAYQRKFQKRILNSVVDNSSSYNDKSHNFERSAHEEGCDPQPDITETHGGQNTYSSRRMPPGDEYADLRYDPDWRKKLARSEFLQTNFSFDSNRDPGVTPRHAGHVSPRERPEYLIVHSPVSSEMNTVHPKPLQSSFHLHPPEDQDTVLSVLHSSSASLESMPHSKSDKTIMPKHRINHQQSAARIFPFSSPRQNQTIAQEQNIDKLNIVAMQRRHSENVRPTKLREDVVERNIATLGMNSHKQGSYLKAYEQRGGKQENQYSLSFSSFQPLQSAENTASTDSPGSPDSALNPELMWIQKTQKLKTHNQSKHLDRARPHKPRTKPRGHLNQLVEKKHSQTPSEKQTLSSPDSGSVSDGSFSSASLVNLNINLNTPAKLAEPFIHSESQKQLYTLALPPSPQWKIKNDEYNSRFKGPSYTLYLPLPPAGTVDQESIQVTNKNSIRISPTPYQESFTSNAPQLVVHHGEESRDSAYTRQAYSGAYPVLPPIGGSNNSDTELSSGRPEEATNTMHRSSSEGYLAQLEKQIQAKTTYKVYTLKEYKSLNRNVKLGGLGPSNTVAEDMAEKIRQQKLYSNVIREQNKKISRIPSLPTKNPVGRDNKNNIPRNKALEYAKNIAKPKAPQQLKERPKDKIERERVFEHSAYLQSGVDLTHMSTLEMLRKRHEQEKQVVAGFTSIQGKSSAPSVSSL, from the exons atgtatcgATTAGTGAATATCAATCTATATATTGATTTCACTTTaatattatgggctattttgttTAGGTTCATGACAGAAAATCCCAGTTGTGTGTGTAAGATAAAAAATAAGTCAACCTACACACTATCAATACTGGAAATTCAGTATCAAGCCACCGATTCCTATTGCGCATGTGCAAGATTTGTTCGCGGCTGTGTCACCATGGCAACGTTGACACGCACCGTCAAACGTAG CAACACAGACCTTGGAGATTTCTACAGATCTAATGATGATAAGAAGAGAAACATGAAATCTGATCAGACACGTGATGTTAGACCAGGCGATGAAGATACACCCCATAATGTTTGGGACTCCTTAGAATCAGACACTGAGAGCTTGGTGCAGGAAAAAGCTTACCAGAGAAAGTTTCAGAAGCGGATATTGAACAGTGTTGTTGACAACAGTTCCTCTTATAATGACAAGTCTCATAACTTCGAGAGATCAGCGCATGAAGAGGGCTGTGATCCACAACCTGACATCACTGAAACACATGGAGGCCAAAACACTTACTCATCAAG ACGGATGCCCCCTGGGGATGAATATGCTGACTTGCGCTATGATCCAGACTGGAGAAAGAAGCTGGCAAGGTCTGAGTTTCTCCAAACGAACTTCTCCTTTGACTCCAACAGGGATCCTGGAGTCACTCCGAGACACGCAGGGCATGTGTCCCCAAGGGAAAGACCTGAATATTTAATAGTCCATAGTCCTGTTTCATCTGAGATGAACACTGTTCACCCCAAACCACTGCAGTCCTCCTTTCACCTCCATCCACCAGAAGACCAAGACACAGTGCTGTCAGTACTGCACAGCTCATCTGCGTCCTTAGAGAGCATGCCACATTCAAAGTCAGATAAAACCATAATGCCTAAGCACAGAATTAACCACCAGCAAAGTGCTGCTAGAATCTTTCCCTTTTCTTCTCCACGGCAGAATCAAACCATTGCTCAGGAACAAAATATTGACAAGCTTAACATTGTAGCCATGCAGAGGAGACACTCGGAAAACGTCAGACCAACCAAGCTGAGAGAGGACGTAGTGGAGCGCAATATAGCCACTCTGGGTATGAACAGTCATAAACAAGGGTCATATCTGAAAGCATATGAGCAAAGAGGAGGAAAACAAGAAAATCAG tactccctctctttttcttctttccagcCCCTACAGTCGGCTGAGAACACTGCGAGCACTGACAGCCCAGGAAGCCCAGACAGTGCCCTCAACCCGGAGCTGATGTGGATACAAAAAACTCAAAAACTGAAG ACCCACAACCAGAGTAAGCACTTGGACAGAGCCAGGCCTCACAAACCCAGAACCAAACCCAGAGGTCACCTGAATCAGCTAGTGGAGAAAAAGCACTCGCAGACTCCCTCTGAAAAACAGACTCTCAGCTCACCTGACTCTGGCAGTGTCTCAGATGGTTCTTTCTCATCAGCTTCATTAGTCAACCTTAACATCAACCTCAACACCCCAGCCAAACTTGCTGAACCTTTTATCCATTCTGAGTCACAGAAGCAGCTCTACACACTTGCACTTCCTCCTTCACCACAGTGGAAGATCAAGAATGATGAGTATAACTCACGCTTCAAAGGGCCCAGTTATACTTTAtatcttcctctccctcctgctGGTACTGTGGACCAAGAGAGCATACAAGTGACGAATAAGAACAGCATCAG aatTTCTCCAACACCATATCAAGAAAGTTTTACCTCGAATGCGCCTCAGCTAGTGGTGCATCATGGGGAGGAAAGTAGGGATTCTGCTTATACACGCCAAGCTTACAGTGGAGCCTATCCAGTGCTTCCTCCAATAGGCGGGTCTAACAACAGTGACACTGAGCTATCCAGTGGCAGACCAGAGGAAGCTACAAATACTATGCACAGGAGCAGCTCAGAAGGGTACCTGGCACAGTTAGAGAAACAAATACAGGCCAAAACAACTTATAAG GTATACACTCTGAAGGAATATAAGAGCTTGAATCGGAATGTAAAGCTGGGAGGTCTTGGTCCATCCAACACTGTTGCTGAGGATATG GCTGAGAAAATTAGACAACAGAAGCTGTATTCAAATGTGATCCGTGAGCAGAACAAGAAGATAAGTAGGATTCCCTCTTTGCCGACCAAGAACCCAGTGGGCAGAGACAACAAGAACAACATTCCCAGGAACAAG GCCCTGGAGTATGCCAAAAACATCGCAAAACCGAAAGCACCTCAGCAGCTAAAGGAGAGACCCAAAGACAAGATTGAGCGTGAGAGAGTGTTTGAGCACTCTGCTTATCTCCAGTCAGGAGTCGATCTCACCCACATGTCTACTTTAGAGATGCTGAGGAAACGGCATGAGCAGGAGAAACAGGTTGTGGCAGGCTTTACAAGCATCCAAGGCAAGTCATCTGCACCCTCTGTCAGCAGCCTTTAA
- the jhy gene encoding jhy protein homolog isoform X2 → MYRLVNINLYIDFTLILWAILFRFMTENPSCVCKIKNKSTYTLSILEIQYQATDSYCACARFVRGCVTMATLTRTVKRSNTDLGDFYRSNDDKKRNMKSDQTRDVRPGDEDTPHNVWDSLESDTESLVQEKAYQRKFQKRILNSVVDNSSSYNDKSHNFERSAHEEGCDPQPDITETHGGQNTYSSRRMPPGDEYADLRYDPDWRKKLARSEFLQTNFSFDSNRDPGVTPRHAGHVSPRERPEYLIVHSPVSSEMNTVHPKPLQSSFHLHPPEDQDTVLSVLHSSSASLESMPHSKSDKTIMPKHRINHQQSAARIFPFSSPRQNQTIAQEQNIDKLNIVAMQRRHSENVRPTKLREDVVERNIATLGMNSHKQGSYLKAYEQRGGKQENQPLQSAENTASTDSPGSPDSALNPELMWIQKTQKLKTHNQSKHLDRARPHKPRTKPRGHLNQLVEKKHSQTPSEKQTLSSPDSGSVSDGSFSSASLVNLNINLNTPAKLAEPFIHSESQKQLYTLALPPSPQWKIKNDEYNSRFKGPSYTLYLPLPPAGTVDQESIQVTNKNSIRISPTPYQESFTSNAPQLVVHHGEESRDSAYTRQAYSGAYPVLPPIGGSNNSDTELSSGRPEEATNTMHRSSSEGYLAQLEKQIQAKTTYKVYTLKEYKSLNRNVKLGGLGPSNTVAEDMAEKIRQQKLYSNVIREQNKKISRIPSLPTKNPVGRDNKNNIPRNKALEYAKNIAKPKAPQQLKERPKDKIERERVFEHSAYLQSGVDLTHMSTLEMLRKRHEQEKQVVAGFTSIQGKSSAPSVSSL, encoded by the exons atgtatcgATTAGTGAATATCAATCTATATATTGATTTCACTTTaatattatgggctattttgttTAGGTTCATGACAGAAAATCCCAGTTGTGTGTGTAAGATAAAAAATAAGTCAACCTACACACTATCAATACTGGAAATTCAGTATCAAGCCACCGATTCCTATTGCGCATGTGCAAGATTTGTTCGCGGCTGTGTCACCATGGCAACGTTGACACGCACCGTCAAACGTAG CAACACAGACCTTGGAGATTTCTACAGATCTAATGATGATAAGAAGAGAAACATGAAATCTGATCAGACACGTGATGTTAGACCAGGCGATGAAGATACACCCCATAATGTTTGGGACTCCTTAGAATCAGACACTGAGAGCTTGGTGCAGGAAAAAGCTTACCAGAGAAAGTTTCAGAAGCGGATATTGAACAGTGTTGTTGACAACAGTTCCTCTTATAATGACAAGTCTCATAACTTCGAGAGATCAGCGCATGAAGAGGGCTGTGATCCACAACCTGACATCACTGAAACACATGGAGGCCAAAACACTTACTCATCAAG ACGGATGCCCCCTGGGGATGAATATGCTGACTTGCGCTATGATCCAGACTGGAGAAAGAAGCTGGCAAGGTCTGAGTTTCTCCAAACGAACTTCTCCTTTGACTCCAACAGGGATCCTGGAGTCACTCCGAGACACGCAGGGCATGTGTCCCCAAGGGAAAGACCTGAATATTTAATAGTCCATAGTCCTGTTTCATCTGAGATGAACACTGTTCACCCCAAACCACTGCAGTCCTCCTTTCACCTCCATCCACCAGAAGACCAAGACACAGTGCTGTCAGTACTGCACAGCTCATCTGCGTCCTTAGAGAGCATGCCACATTCAAAGTCAGATAAAACCATAATGCCTAAGCACAGAATTAACCACCAGCAAAGTGCTGCTAGAATCTTTCCCTTTTCTTCTCCACGGCAGAATCAAACCATTGCTCAGGAACAAAATATTGACAAGCTTAACATTGTAGCCATGCAGAGGAGACACTCGGAAAACGTCAGACCAACCAAGCTGAGAGAGGACGTAGTGGAGCGCAATATAGCCACTCTGGGTATGAACAGTCATAAACAAGGGTCATATCTGAAAGCATATGAGCAAAGAGGAGGAAAACAAGAAAATCAG cCCCTACAGTCGGCTGAGAACACTGCGAGCACTGACAGCCCAGGAAGCCCAGACAGTGCCCTCAACCCGGAGCTGATGTGGATACAAAAAACTCAAAAACTGAAG ACCCACAACCAGAGTAAGCACTTGGACAGAGCCAGGCCTCACAAACCCAGAACCAAACCCAGAGGTCACCTGAATCAGCTAGTGGAGAAAAAGCACTCGCAGACTCCCTCTGAAAAACAGACTCTCAGCTCACCTGACTCTGGCAGTGTCTCAGATGGTTCTTTCTCATCAGCTTCATTAGTCAACCTTAACATCAACCTCAACACCCCAGCCAAACTTGCTGAACCTTTTATCCATTCTGAGTCACAGAAGCAGCTCTACACACTTGCACTTCCTCCTTCACCACAGTGGAAGATCAAGAATGATGAGTATAACTCACGCTTCAAAGGGCCCAGTTATACTTTAtatcttcctctccctcctgctGGTACTGTGGACCAAGAGAGCATACAAGTGACGAATAAGAACAGCATCAG aatTTCTCCAACACCATATCAAGAAAGTTTTACCTCGAATGCGCCTCAGCTAGTGGTGCATCATGGGGAGGAAAGTAGGGATTCTGCTTATACACGCCAAGCTTACAGTGGAGCCTATCCAGTGCTTCCTCCAATAGGCGGGTCTAACAACAGTGACACTGAGCTATCCAGTGGCAGACCAGAGGAAGCTACAAATACTATGCACAGGAGCAGCTCAGAAGGGTACCTGGCACAGTTAGAGAAACAAATACAGGCCAAAACAACTTATAAG GTATACACTCTGAAGGAATATAAGAGCTTGAATCGGAATGTAAAGCTGGGAGGTCTTGGTCCATCCAACACTGTTGCTGAGGATATG GCTGAGAAAATTAGACAACAGAAGCTGTATTCAAATGTGATCCGTGAGCAGAACAAGAAGATAAGTAGGATTCCCTCTTTGCCGACCAAGAACCCAGTGGGCAGAGACAACAAGAACAACATTCCCAGGAACAAG GCCCTGGAGTATGCCAAAAACATCGCAAAACCGAAAGCACCTCAGCAGCTAAAGGAGAGACCCAAAGACAAGATTGAGCGTGAGAGAGTGTTTGAGCACTCTGCTTATCTCCAGTCAGGAGTCGATCTCACCCACATGTCTACTTTAGAGATGCTGAGGAAACGGCATGAGCAGGAGAAACAGGTTGTGGCAGGCTTTACAAGCATCCAAGGCAAGTCATCTGCACCCTCTGTCAGCAGCCTTTAA
- the jhy gene encoding jhy protein homolog isoform X3 encodes MDNSNTDLGDFYRSNDDKKRNMKSDQTRDVRPGDEDTPHNVWDSLESDTESLVQEKAYQRKFQKRILNSVVDNSSSYNDKSHNFERSAHEEGCDPQPDITETHGGQNTYSSRRMPPGDEYADLRYDPDWRKKLARSEFLQTNFSFDSNRDPGVTPRHAGHVSPRERPEYLIVHSPVSSEMNTVHPKPLQSSFHLHPPEDQDTVLSVLHSSSASLESMPHSKSDKTIMPKHRINHQQSAARIFPFSSPRQNQTIAQEQNIDKLNIVAMQRRHSENVRPTKLREDVVERNIATLGMNSHKQGSYLKAYEQRGGKQENQYSLSFSSFQPLQSAENTASTDSPGSPDSALNPELMWIQKTQKLKTHNQSKHLDRARPHKPRTKPRGHLNQLVEKKHSQTPSEKQTLSSPDSGSVSDGSFSSASLVNLNINLNTPAKLAEPFIHSESQKQLYTLALPPSPQWKIKNDEYNSRFKGPSYTLYLPLPPAGTVDQESIQVTNKNSIRISPTPYQESFTSNAPQLVVHHGEESRDSAYTRQAYSGAYPVLPPIGGSNNSDTELSSGRPEEATNTMHRSSSEGYLAQLEKQIQAKTTYKVYTLKEYKSLNRNVKLGGLGPSNTVAEDMAEKIRQQKLYSNVIREQNKKISRIPSLPTKNPVGRDNKNNIPRNKALEYAKNIAKPKAPQQLKERPKDKIERERVFEHSAYLQSGVDLTHMSTLEMLRKRHEQEKQVVAGFTSIQGKSSAPSVSSL; translated from the exons ATGGACAATAGCAACACAGACCTTGGAGATTTCTACAGATCTAATGATGATAAGAAGAGAAACATGAAATCTGATCAGACACGTGATGTTAGACCAGGCGATGAAGATACACCCCATAATGTTTGGGACTCCTTAGAATCAGACACTGAGAGCTTGGTGCAGGAAAAAGCTTACCAGAGAAAGTTTCAGAAGCGGATATTGAACAGTGTTGTTGACAACAGTTCCTCTTATAATGACAAGTCTCATAACTTCGAGAGATCAGCGCATGAAGAGGGCTGTGATCCACAACCTGACATCACTGAAACACATGGAGGCCAAAACACTTACTCATCAAG ACGGATGCCCCCTGGGGATGAATATGCTGACTTGCGCTATGATCCAGACTGGAGAAAGAAGCTGGCAAGGTCTGAGTTTCTCCAAACGAACTTCTCCTTTGACTCCAACAGGGATCCTGGAGTCACTCCGAGACACGCAGGGCATGTGTCCCCAAGGGAAAGACCTGAATATTTAATAGTCCATAGTCCTGTTTCATCTGAGATGAACACTGTTCACCCCAAACCACTGCAGTCCTCCTTTCACCTCCATCCACCAGAAGACCAAGACACAGTGCTGTCAGTACTGCACAGCTCATCTGCGTCCTTAGAGAGCATGCCACATTCAAAGTCAGATAAAACCATAATGCCTAAGCACAGAATTAACCACCAGCAAAGTGCTGCTAGAATCTTTCCCTTTTCTTCTCCACGGCAGAATCAAACCATTGCTCAGGAACAAAATATTGACAAGCTTAACATTGTAGCCATGCAGAGGAGACACTCGGAAAACGTCAGACCAACCAAGCTGAGAGAGGACGTAGTGGAGCGCAATATAGCCACTCTGGGTATGAACAGTCATAAACAAGGGTCATATCTGAAAGCATATGAGCAAAGAGGAGGAAAACAAGAAAATCAG tactccctctctttttcttctttccagcCCCTACAGTCGGCTGAGAACACTGCGAGCACTGACAGCCCAGGAAGCCCAGACAGTGCCCTCAACCCGGAGCTGATGTGGATACAAAAAACTCAAAAACTGAAG ACCCACAACCAGAGTAAGCACTTGGACAGAGCCAGGCCTCACAAACCCAGAACCAAACCCAGAGGTCACCTGAATCAGCTAGTGGAGAAAAAGCACTCGCAGACTCCCTCTGAAAAACAGACTCTCAGCTCACCTGACTCTGGCAGTGTCTCAGATGGTTCTTTCTCATCAGCTTCATTAGTCAACCTTAACATCAACCTCAACACCCCAGCCAAACTTGCTGAACCTTTTATCCATTCTGAGTCACAGAAGCAGCTCTACACACTTGCACTTCCTCCTTCACCACAGTGGAAGATCAAGAATGATGAGTATAACTCACGCTTCAAAGGGCCCAGTTATACTTTAtatcttcctctccctcctgctGGTACTGTGGACCAAGAGAGCATACAAGTGACGAATAAGAACAGCATCAG aatTTCTCCAACACCATATCAAGAAAGTTTTACCTCGAATGCGCCTCAGCTAGTGGTGCATCATGGGGAGGAAAGTAGGGATTCTGCTTATACACGCCAAGCTTACAGTGGAGCCTATCCAGTGCTTCCTCCAATAGGCGGGTCTAACAACAGTGACACTGAGCTATCCAGTGGCAGACCAGAGGAAGCTACAAATACTATGCACAGGAGCAGCTCAGAAGGGTACCTGGCACAGTTAGAGAAACAAATACAGGCCAAAACAACTTATAAG GTATACACTCTGAAGGAATATAAGAGCTTGAATCGGAATGTAAAGCTGGGAGGTCTTGGTCCATCCAACACTGTTGCTGAGGATATG GCTGAGAAAATTAGACAACAGAAGCTGTATTCAAATGTGATCCGTGAGCAGAACAAGAAGATAAGTAGGATTCCCTCTTTGCCGACCAAGAACCCAGTGGGCAGAGACAACAAGAACAACATTCCCAGGAACAAG GCCCTGGAGTATGCCAAAAACATCGCAAAACCGAAAGCACCTCAGCAGCTAAAGGAGAGACCCAAAGACAAGATTGAGCGTGAGAGAGTGTTTGAGCACTCTGCTTATCTCCAGTCAGGAGTCGATCTCACCCACATGTCTACTTTAGAGATGCTGAGGAAACGGCATGAGCAGGAGAAACAGGTTGTGGCAGGCTTTACAAGCATCCAAGGCAAGTCATCTGCACCCTCTGTCAGCAGCCTTTAA